One segment of Gilliamella sp. ESL0441 DNA contains the following:
- the trpD gene encoding bifunctional anthranilate synthase glutamate amidotransferase component TrpG/anthranilate phosphoribosyltransferase TrpD produces the protein MANILFIDNVDSFTYNLVDQLRNSKHCVTVYRNTIPADVIIEKLSQMQNPILMLSPGPGTPSEAGCMPELLKRLKGQLPIIGICLGHQAIVESYGGSIVPAGDILHGKASLIEHDEQAMFRGLPNPLPVARYHSLKGENIPNTLTINALCNNIVMAVRNDHDRVYGFQFHPESILTTQGVKLLEQTIEWALNPPQPKSQSKPEAIIDKQEYNIQPIINKLYLGQTLTQDESKILFNLIIQGKIEPTVLATAVISMKVRGERPDEIAGAAQALLENADSFDIPDYEFTDIVGTGGDGTNSINISTASAFVAAALGYKVAKHGNRGVSSKSGSSDVLSALGIKLNMPAEASRKALDELGVCFLFAQQYHSGFRHAAPVRQQLKTRTIFNVLGPLINPSRPKRILLGVYHPDLIKPIAETLKMLGYTHAYVVHGSGMDEVAIHGETQVAEVRNGEIRYFTLMPQDFGLKQYTLKDIEGGTPEMNRDMLIAILQGHGKPAHEAAIAANVAMLMSLFGQSDLKQNAQQAIDMMHSGKAYTLLQQLAAR, from the coding sequence ATGGCTAATATTTTATTTATTGATAATGTTGATTCATTTACTTATAACTTAGTTGATCAGCTACGCAATAGCAAACATTGTGTCACTGTTTATCGTAATACGATTCCTGCCGACGTCATTATTGAAAAATTATCTCAAATGCAAAACCCTATTTTAATGTTATCACCGGGCCCCGGTACGCCAAGTGAAGCAGGATGCATGCCAGAACTACTTAAACGTTTGAAAGGTCAATTGCCAATTATCGGTATCTGTCTTGGTCATCAAGCAATTGTCGAGTCCTATGGGGGAAGCATTGTACCAGCAGGTGATATTTTACATGGTAAAGCATCGCTTATTGAACACGATGAACAAGCTATGTTTAGAGGATTACCCAACCCACTACCTGTTGCTCGATACCATTCATTAAAAGGCGAAAATATTCCAAATACACTCACCATTAATGCTCTTTGTAATAATATTGTGATGGCAGTGCGCAATGATCATGATCGGGTTTATGGCTTTCAATTTCATCCCGAATCGATTTTAACTACTCAAGGTGTAAAATTGTTAGAACAAACGATTGAGTGGGCACTCAATCCACCACAACCAAAGTCACAATCAAAACCTGAGGCCATTATTGATAAACAAGAATACAACATTCAACCCATTATCAATAAATTGTATTTAGGACAAACATTAACCCAAGATGAGAGTAAAATTCTATTTAATCTTATTATTCAAGGCAAAATTGAACCAACCGTTTTAGCAACTGCGGTGATTAGCATGAAAGTAAGGGGTGAAAGACCCGATGAAATTGCCGGTGCTGCTCAAGCCTTGCTTGAAAATGCGGATAGTTTTGATATTCCCGATTATGAATTTACCGATATCGTGGGAACAGGTGGCGATGGTACCAATAGTATTAATATCTCCACAGCAAGTGCTTTTGTTGCAGCAGCACTAGGCTATAAAGTGGCTAAGCATGGTAATCGTGGTGTATCAAGTAAATCGGGATCGTCCGATGTATTATCGGCACTAGGAATAAAATTAAATATGCCTGCGGAAGCATCTCGTAAAGCATTAGATGAACTGGGGGTATGTTTTTTATTTGCGCAACAATATCATTCAGGTTTTCGTCATGCTGCGCCCGTACGTCAGCAGTTAAAAACAAGGACTATTTTCAATGTGCTTGGGCCGTTGATAAACCCGTCCAGACCTAAACGTATTTTATTAGGGGTTTATCATCCCGATTTAATTAAACCGATTGCTGAAACGCTAAAAATGCTCGGTTATACTCATGCTTATGTTGTTCATGGCTCAGGAATGGATGAAGTCGCTATTCATGGTGAAACCCAAGTGGCTGAAGTTCGAAATGGCGAAATTCGCTATTTTACTTTGATGCCACAAGATTTTGGGTTAAAACAGTATACCTTAAAAGATATTGAAGGTGGTACACCTGAGATGAATCGTGATATGTTAATTGCCATTTTACAAGGGCATGGTAAACCGGCGCATGAAGCAGCCATTGCAGCTAATGTCGCCATGTTAATGAGCCTGTTTGGTCAGTCAGATTTAAAACAAAATGCGCAGCAAGCAATTGATATGATGCATAGTGGCAAAGCATATACGTTGTTACAACAATTAGCAGCAAGGTAA
- a CDS encoding anthranilate synthase component 1 → MNKPTLTQIIKTISYHRDPTLVFNQLCENRPATLLLESAEIDNKQGIKSVMIVDSALRISAINSQVTFEALTTNGEKLLPLLHDAFNEDVIKTFNHSQKLTLSFPTIDSLQDEDSRLKSLSIFDALRTLLKIVNIPEKSSSDVIFVGGLFCYDLVAGFENLPILPTEQRCQDFCFYLAETLLEINHQAHVSILKATAFTSDQIEISRLTHRLAELEATLSKPIKPIQTQSLASIDVTCNKSDDDFNTVVKKMQDAIQQGEIFQAVPSRRFTLPCPAPLSAYQVLKNNNPSPYMFYMQDRDFVLFGASPESALKYIKATNQVEIYPIAGTRPRGLTANGEIDHDLDSRLELEMRTDKKELAEHLMLVDLARNDLARICQPGTRYTKELLKVDRYSFVMHLVSRVVGQLRHDLDALHAYQATMNMGTLTGAPKVRAMQLIAESEKVKRGSYGGAVGYFTANGDLDTCIVIRSAYVEEGIATVQAGGGVVLDSEPQFESDESRNKARAVVRAIMAAHNVEGVF, encoded by the coding sequence ATGAATAAGCCAACCTTAACCCAGATAATCAAGACGATTAGTTATCATCGTGATCCGACTCTGGTTTTTAATCAATTATGCGAAAATCGTCCCGCAACGTTATTGCTCGAATCGGCTGAAATCGATAATAAGCAAGGTATTAAAAGTGTCATGATTGTTGATAGTGCATTACGTATCTCGGCAATAAATTCTCAAGTGACTTTTGAAGCCTTAACTACTAATGGTGAAAAGTTGTTACCGTTATTACACGATGCTTTTAATGAAGATGTAATTAAGACATTCAATCATTCCCAAAAATTAACCTTGAGTTTTCCAACGATTGATAGCCTGCAAGATGAGGATTCTCGCTTAAAGTCGCTATCGATTTTTGATGCGTTAAGAACATTACTTAAGATAGTAAATATTCCTGAAAAAAGTAGTTCGGATGTCATATTTGTTGGTGGGTTATTTTGTTATGACTTGGTGGCAGGATTTGAGAACTTACCTATTTTACCAACAGAACAACGTTGCCAAGATTTTTGTTTCTATTTAGCGGAAACGCTATTAGAAATCAATCATCAAGCTCATGTGTCAATTTTGAAGGCGACCGCTTTTACATCAGATCAGATTGAAATATCTCGCTTAACTCATCGTTTAGCTGAATTAGAAGCGACATTAAGCAAGCCGATAAAACCAATTCAAACCCAATCACTGGCAAGCATTGATGTTACGTGTAATAAAAGTGATGACGATTTCAACACGGTTGTTAAAAAAATGCAAGATGCTATCCAACAAGGCGAAATTTTTCAGGCAGTGCCTTCCAGACGTTTTACGTTACCTTGTCCAGCCCCATTATCGGCTTATCAAGTGCTAAAAAATAATAATCCAAGTCCATACATGTTTTATATGCAAGATCGTGATTTTGTCTTGTTTGGAGCATCGCCTGAAAGTGCGCTTAAATATATTAAAGCGACAAATCAAGTTGAAATCTACCCGATTGCTGGTACTCGCCCTCGAGGATTAACGGCGAATGGTGAAATTGATCATGATTTAGACAGCCGATTAGAACTTGAGATGCGCACCGATAAGAAAGAGTTAGCAGAACATCTAATGTTAGTTGACTTAGCCCGTAATGATTTAGCGCGTATATGTCAACCTGGTACTCGCTATACTAAAGAATTATTAAAGGTTGATCGTTACTCTTTTGTTATGCATTTGGTTTCGAGAGTGGTAGGGCAATTACGACATGATTTGGATGCCTTACATGCTTATCAAGCAACAATGAATATGGGAACGTTAACGGGCGCTCCAAAAGTTCGAGCCATGCAATTAATCGCCGAATCAGAAAAAGTAAAACGAGGTAGCTACGGTGGAGCAGTGGGGTATTTTACCGCCAATGGTGATTTGGATACTTGCATAGTCATTCGTAGTGCCTATGTGGAAGAAGGAATTGCAACCGTTCAAGCAGGTGGGGGTGTAGTGTTAGATTCAGAACCACAATTTGAGTCTGATGAGTCACGTAATAAAGCTCGTGCCGTTGTTCGTGCGATTATGGCAGCACATAATGTAGAAGGTGTATTTTAA